Genomic DNA from Candidatus Acetothermia bacterium:
GGGCGGCCAGTTCCGCCCCGGCCGTCTCCAGCGGGCTCGCTGGGACGCAGGACGGGGCCAGGAAGAGCGCCCGCAGGGGCAGATCCCGGGTGGCGTCCAGCATGTACCGGACCCCCTCCCGGCCCAGGACATTGGCGATTTCGTGGGGGTCGGCGATCACCGCCGTGGTCCCGTGGGGGAGCACGGCCCGGGCGAACTCAGGCGGGGAGAGGCGCGAGCTCTCGATGTGGACGTGGGCGTCGATGAACCCCGGGACGAGCCACGCCCCGGCGAGGTCGACGATCTCCTCCGCCTCGGTGGCCCCAAACCCGACGATACGGCCGTCGGCCACCGCCACGTCCCCGGGGAAGAACGCCCCGGAGAACACGTCCAGCACCCGGGCCCGCCGCAGGAGAAGCTCAGCCGGGCCCTCTCCCTTGGCCGCCCGGAACGCCCGCGTGTGCACGTTCAAGTTCACCGGCCGGAGGATAGCCGGCGCCGCCCGCCTCGGCCAGCCGTACCCAAGGGCTCCCCTTGACAGGGGGACCGGACGGGCCTACAATGTGTTACCTTGTGCTAACTATAGAAAGGTATGGAAAAGAATGACAACCGCTCGCTCACGGAGCACCGTCGCCGCCTCATCCTGGAGCGGGTGCGGGAGCTGGGGGCGGTGCGCACGTCTGAGCTGGCCAGGATCCACTCCGTGTCCCCCATGACCATCCGCAACGATCTCGATGCCCTTGCCCGTCGGGGGCACCTGTTGCGGGTCCACGGTGGGGCGATGGTCAAGGAGCAACTTGCGGCTGAACCGTCCTACCATGAAAAGGCGTCGCTCAACCTCGAGGAGAAGCGCCGCATCGGGCGCCGTGCTGCCGCGCTCATCGAGGACGGCATGGCCGTGTTCATCGGGAACGGCACCACGACCATGGAGATCGTCCGCGCCCTCAAAGACCGCGCGCCGTCGCACGTCAAGGCGTTCACCAACGCCCTGACCCATGCCACGGAGCTGGCCGGGATTCCACAGGTGGACCTGTACGTGGTGGGCGGGTACCTGCGGGGGGTCTCCTTCGCGATGGTGGGCCCTCTGGCCAGTCAGGCCCTGGAAGGGGTGTACTTCGACCTCGCGTTTCTGGGAGCCAATGGGATTTCTCTTGAACATGGGATCACGATCCCCTCCCTGGAAGAGGCGGAGACGGCGGCGGAGATCGTGCGTCATGCCCGGCGGGTGGTGATCGTGGCCGACCACACCAAGTTCGGGGTCGTGACCCATGGGAGGATCGCCGACCTTGAGGAAGTGGACGTGATCGTGACCGACGAGGGCCTCGATCCCCAGTACGCTCGGCTCCTCTCCGAGCAGGGTGGGGAGCTCGTGCTCGCGTGAGCAAAAGGGGGTGAGAGAGGCGAAGAGCGCAA
This window encodes:
- a CDS encoding DeoR/GlpR family DNA-binding transcription regulator, encoding MEKNDNRSLTEHRRRLILERVRELGAVRTSELARIHSVSPMTIRNDLDALARRGHLLRVHGGAMVKEQLAAEPSYHEKASLNLEEKRRIGRRAAALIEDGMAVFIGNGTTTMEIVRALKDRAPSHVKAFTNALTHATELAGIPQVDLYVVGGYLRGVSFAMVGPLASQALEGVYFDLAFLGANGISLEHGITIPSLEEAETAAEIVRHARRVVIVADHTKFGVVTHGRIADLEEVDVIVTDEGLDPQYARLLSEQGGELVLA